From the genome of Desulfomonilia bacterium:
GACTATGTTTTCGACGGCCGGAAGGAAGGACCATACAATGAGGACGACCCGGTCAATCCCATAAACGCATACGGCAGGAGCAAGCTCAAGGGAGAGCTTGCTGTTGTTTCAGGCATGAAAAATTATATGATCGTACGAACGCAGTGGCTTTTTGGTGAAAATGGGCCTAATTTCGTGGATACAATCCTGAAGCTTGCGAGAGAGCGCGGCAGCATAGATGTCGTGAATGACCAGTTCGGCTCCCCAACCTATTCAAGCGACCTGTCAAAGGCGATAAGGCTTCTCATTGAAAATGACGCAAGGGGCATATTTCACATATGCAACAGGGGAAAGACTTCATGGTTTGAGTTTGCTAAAAAGGCCGTTGAATTGTGTCTGATTCCGGCATCTGTCAATCCCGTATCCACGGAAGGATTTCCCCGTCCTGCAAAACGTCCGGCAAACAGCATCCTTTCGACAAAAAAATTTACGCGGCTGACCGGCAGGTTAATGCCGCCCTGGCAGATTGCGCTTCAGGAATATCTCAAGAAGACGAACAGACTATGTTCAGAAGATTCCCCCTGCGGAAAATGACCGTATAAGACAGTCAGCCGGCAAATGGCAGGAGATGACAGAGACACCCGTCTATTCTGGCCTGTAAATTCCGGATATCAAGTGCCGCAGCCCGCCCGAGGCAGGCTGCGGCAAATCTTAGATCTGCGGTTCCACTACACCAAGAGAACCGTCTTTTCTCCTGTAAACAAGGTTTATCTGTTTTGAATCGGTATTGTTGAATATTATAAAATCCTGTTCGACTACATCGAGCTGCATGACTGCTTCCTCAACACTCATCGGTTTCACGAAATAGTCTTTTTCCTTCACTATTTTGAGTTTTTTTCTGGGTTCTGCCGCTATCATCTCTTCCATGTTCTTTGCCGAAGGCTTTCTCACCTGGAGTTTTTCCTTGTGTTTCTTGACCTGTCTCTCGACCTTGTCCATCACCATGTCAATGGCCGAGTACATATCTTCTGTTATTTCTACTGCATTAATTATCACCCCGTCGGCGTTGAGTGTAACTTCAGCCTTGTGTCTGATCTTTTCAACAGACAGAATCACATGCGCCTCTGCTGGACGGTCTATGAATTTTCCGATTTTCGCCAGTCTTTTCTTCGCATAATCTTTAAGAGCATCCGACGGATCAATGTTCTTGAAGGTGATATCAATGTGCATATACCCTCCTAAGGTTTAGTAGTATTTTTTCCTTCTGTTTGAAGGCAGTATCCCAAGAATCTCCCGGTATTTGGCGACTGTGCGCCTTGCAATCTCCACCCCCTTTCCTTTGAGCATTTTTGCTATGGCCTGATCGGACAGCGGATGCTTCGGGTTTTCGTTTTTGATGATATTCTCGATATCGTTCTTGATGCTCTGCGATGCCACAAAGCTCCCGTCAGACATTGATATGCCGCTGCCGAAGAAATACTTGAGTTCAAACGTGCCCTGCGGCGTATGTACATACTTATTTGATGTAACACGCGATATGGTAGATTCATGCATTCCCACATCATCGGCAACATCCCTTAAAATGAGGGGTTTTAAATAATTGATTCCCTTATCCAGAAACTCCTTCTGAAAAGTCATTATGCTTTCGGTTACCTTGCATAAAGTATTCTGCCTCTGCTGAATGCTCTTGATGAGCCACTGCGCCGACTTCATGCTTTCCGAAAGATATTCCTTTGCGGCCTTGTTCGTTTCGTTCGAAGCCATCATATCATAATACTGCCTGTTGATTTCAAGCAGGGGTATGTCTTCCTCGTTGAGCACAACAGCATAACCGCCCTCAACCTTTACGACATATACATCTGGTACCACATACTGGGGCGGCTCATCCGAATAGTCTCTTGCCGGCCTGGGCTCCATATTGGTAATTATCATGGCTGCATTGGCGACATCATTAACGTTTGCATTCAGTTCCTGCGCAATTCTGGTATAGTTTTTAGTCTGAAGCAAGTCCAGATGGGATTCGATTATCTGCTCCACAAGCGAACCTTCGAGGCCAAGGGCTTTCGCCTGGATTAAAAGGCATTCCTTGAGGTTTCGTGCCCCTATGCCGGGCGGGTCAAACTGCTGAATTATTTTCAATACCTCTTCCGTCTTTTCCGGTGTTGCTCCTGTGGCTTCGCATATCTGCTGTATATCAGCGGCCAGATATCCGTTATTGTCAAGATTTCCGATAATAAATACACCTATGTTGCGGTATTCCTCAGAAATATCGTTCATTCTAAGCTGCCACATCAGATAATCGGTAAGACCGTCCTGTTTGCTTGTGGTTGCCTCGAATGAAGGCCTGTCGTCGTCTTCGGTATACGGTATGTTATCCTGACCGTATGTTTCGAGGTAGGCATCCCATTTGCGTTTGAAAAAATCGGCTTCCTCTGGTTTTTCAATTTTCTCTTTCGGTGTCTGTTCTATATCAAGCATCGGATTGGACTCTAGTTCCTGAGTAATGAACTCCTGAAGTTCGAGCCGTGAAAACTGGAGCAGCTTTATCGCCTGCTGAAGCTGAGGCGTCATTATCAGCTGCTGTGCCAGTTTAAGATGCTGTCTTATTTCCAGTGCCATTTATTCCTTCTCTAGCTTAAAGAGAAATCGTCACCTACATAGAATTTTTTGACCTGTTCATTTTTAATGACGTCATCAGGCAGGCCTTCCTCTATGACTATTCCCTGGTGAATTATATATGCACGGTCGCATATTTTAAGCGTCTCCCTGACATTATGGTCCGTGATTATAATGCCGATGCCCCTGTTCTTGAGTGTCACGATCATATCCTGTATGTCTTTTACAGTTATCGGATCGATACCGGCAAAAGGTTCGTCAAGCAGCAGAAATCTGGGCCTCAGTGCCATTGAACGCGCAATCTCGACACGTCTCCGCTCTCCACCGGAAAGTGACAGCCCTTTCTGCTTTCTTACCCTCTCAAGCCCGAACATCGAGATTATGTCATCAAGCTGGGCGGAAAGTTCCTGTCTTTTCAATCCCCTGGCTTCAAGTGGAACAGAGATGTTCTGCTCAACGCTCAGCCCACGGAATATGGATGCCTCCTGCGGAAGATAGCCTATGCCTTTTCTTGCCCTGCCCGAAAGGTCGACTGTCGTTATGTCTTCCTCTCCGAGAAAAACCCTGCCCTTGTCAGGCCTTATAAGACCTACCACCATATAGAATGTTGTGGTCTTCCCTGCACCGTTGGGACCCAGCAGTCCGATAATCTCACCGGTGGAACATTTAATGCCAAGACCTTTTATTATATGCGCCTTGCCGAAGCTCTTCTGAAGATCTTCGGCCCTTAATATCGCTTTTACCATGGAACGGCGGCCCCTGAACCGCTCTCTTTGTTGAGGCTTCCCTGTATTTTAACCCTGCTTCCTGGACCGCCTTCGACCTCCTGTCTGTCTCCCTCTATGTATAAGGTTACCTTCTGTCCGGTAAGCCTGTCATCTCCCCTTATGATAACCACATCACCTATGAGAACTATCTTCTTTTCTTCATATTGATAGACCGCCTGTTTGCACGTGGCATTCCTGTCCGGGCCATTTTCAGGGTCCTTCATTTTTATCGAGACATTGCCGTCAGCAACCATCTGCCTCAACTGTTTTGTGGCATTGTTATAAAAGATCCTCATAGTCTTGCTCTTTATGGTCATGTCCGGCTTTGTAGCCACGACATTGCCCTGGAAAAAAGCCTCTCCTTTAGCCTTATAAACATCAAGTTTGTCTGCCTCTATGTCAAACATATCGGCCGGAGTCGCTTTATCCTTAACAGCTGCAACTTGTGAAGTTACTTTTGGTTTTGCCGTGTTAGATGCCGGAGCTTTCTGGGCTTCCGCAGACAATACTGCTGAAGGAAGGCTCAAACTAACTGCCAATGTCAAAATTACGATTAATCTGTCCATGCACACCACCTGAAAAACTTATTCTTG
Proteins encoded in this window:
- the lptA gene encoding lipopolysaccharide transport periplasmic protein LptA; amino-acid sequence: MDRLIVILTLAVSLSLPSAVLSAEAQKAPASNTAKPKVTSQVAAVKDKATPADMFDIEADKLDVYKAKGEAFFQGNVVATKPDMTIKSKTMRIFYNNATKQLRQMVADGNVSIKMKDPENGPDRNATCKQAVYQYEEKKIVLIGDVVIIRGDDRLTGQKVTLYIEGDRQEVEGGPGSRVKIQGSLNKESGSGAAVPW
- the lptB gene encoding LPS export ABC transporter ATP-binding protein, encoding MVKAILRAEDLQKSFGKAHIIKGLGIKCSTGEIIGLLGPNGAGKTTTFYMVVGLIRPDKGRVFLGEEDITTVDLSGRARKGIGYLPQEASIFRGLSVEQNISVPLEARGLKRQELSAQLDDIISMFGLERVRKQKGLSLSGGERRRVEIARSMALRPRFLLLDEPFAGIDPITVKDIQDMIVTLKNRGIGIIITDHNVRETLKICDRAYIIHQGIVIEEGLPDDVIKNEQVKKFYVGDDFSLS
- the raiA gene encoding ribosome-associated translation inhibitor RaiA produces the protein MHIDITFKNIDPSDALKDYAKKRLAKIGKFIDRPAEAHVILSVEKIRHKAEVTLNADGVIINAVEITEDMYSAIDMVMDKVERQVKKHKEKLQVRKPSAKNMEEMIAAEPRKKLKIVKEKDYFVKPMSVEEAVMQLDVVEQDFIIFNNTDSKQINLVYRRKDGSLGVVEPQI
- the rfbD gene encoding dTDP-4-dehydrorhamnose reductase — translated: MKILVTGARGMLGSDLCPELAGCGHDVIETDVTSDKYLDITDAKSIRSILADEKPEWIVNCAAYTKVDACETDEETATLLNGTAPGYLAAECAACGIKLLHISTDYVFDGRKEGPYNEDDPVNPINAYGRSKLKGELAVVSGMKNYMIVRTQWLFGENGPNFVDTILKLARERGSIDVVNDQFGSPTYSSDLSKAIRLLIENDARGIFHICNRGKTSWFEFAKKAVELCLIPASVNPVSTEGFPRPAKRPANSILSTKKFTRLTGRLMPPWQIALQEYLKKTNRLCSEDSPCGK
- the rpoN gene encoding RNA polymerase factor sigma-54, producing the protein MALEIRQHLKLAQQLIMTPQLQQAIKLLQFSRLELQEFITQELESNPMLDIEQTPKEKIEKPEEADFFKRKWDAYLETYGQDNIPYTEDDDRPSFEATTSKQDGLTDYLMWQLRMNDISEEYRNIGVFIIGNLDNNGYLAADIQQICEATGATPEKTEEVLKIIQQFDPPGIGARNLKECLLIQAKALGLEGSLVEQIIESHLDLLQTKNYTRIAQELNANVNDVANAAMIITNMEPRPARDYSDEPPQYVVPDVYVVKVEGGYAVVLNEEDIPLLEINRQYYDMMASNETNKAAKEYLSESMKSAQWLIKSIQQRQNTLCKVTESIMTFQKEFLDKGINYLKPLILRDVADDVGMHESTISRVTSNKYVHTPQGTFELKYFFGSGISMSDGSFVASQSIKNDIENIIKNENPKHPLSDQAIAKMLKGKGVEIARRTVAKYREILGILPSNRRKKYY